The nucleotide window GTCGCTTGCTATCACTGTCGCGGACTTTCTCTGCCTTGAGAGTCGTGACCTCTTCGCCATTGATTCGCCTGATTTCTTCATCAACGACCGCAAAACGATCGGTGTCGTAGTCACCCTTGTCGATCACCCGGTATTCCATTTCGCGCTTACCGGCCTTTATGTCCTGGCTCAACTGCAACTGGTAGCCCATGGGGTCAAGAGCGCCTTCTTCCAGCGCCATCGAAAACCTGTCTCCCTCATGGTGTCCGCTGACTACCATTTTGTCCCAGTCGAAGTCGATCGCTTCTTTCCTGTTTTTGATCAGGAAGCCGGAGAGCTCGTAACGGTAACGCAGGGGGACCACCTGATTATTCTCCCAGCGAAAGATCAGGGTTTCGTCGATATCGGCGATAAACGAGTCCACATCGGTGCGGAAACGCCAGGTGCCGTCATCCCGTTTTTCCAGAATGCGGCGGGCACTGCCTTTGAGGGAGATGCCCTTGTCCATGGACGCGTTATAGCTGAGCTCCATGGGGTGAAGAGGGACCTGTTCCGTAGCTTCTTCTGACGGCTGTGCGAGGGCGGCTCCAGAAAGTAGCAACCAGGCCAGCAGAGCTGGCAAGACTGTGGCGCTGTGTTTCAGGTGCATAGAACTTCTCCGGTTGCACAATGGCAGGTGTACTTGCCTCTGGACAGTCTAACCTGCCGAATGGCTCCCACAGATGACGATAACGTCACTCAGCGGCCGCTGCGGCACCATCGTCCGGAAGCACAAGGGGGCTGTTCAGGGGCTGACCGTCGAAAACCACATAATCAGAGCCAAGCTGAATGCGCCCTTCGCAGAACCAGCGAACAACGATGGGGTAGAGCACATGCTCTTTGCGTTGCACCTTTTCGGCAAGAGATTCGGCGGTATCGTCCGGGGCCACGATGACTTCTGCCTGGGCGATAATGGGGCCGCCATCCAGTTCTTCAGTGACAAAGTGGATGGACGCGCCATGAACCTTTTCGCCCGCCTCCAGAGCGCGTTGATGGGTATTCAGCCCGGTATACTTTGGCAGCAGCGAGGGGTGGACGTTCAGCAGGGTGCCGCGCAAGGCCTGTACGAAATCCGTGGTGAGAATGCGCATGAATCCTGCCAGCACGATCAGATCCGGATTGTGGCGGCGGATCTCGGCCATCAGTGCGCCGTCGAATTCCTCACGGGATCCGTATCGGGTGTGGTCCACGGTGAATGTGTCAATATTTGCCTGTGCCGCGCGTTCAAGGGCGAACGCCTTGGGCCGGTTGCAGCCGACGGCTACGATCTGGCCCGGAAAATCGCGCTCGCGACTGGCGTCAATCAGAGCCTGCAGATTGGTCCCGCTTCCGGAGGCCAGAACCAGAATGCGAGGGGCGGTTACGGAATCTGCCTTCATGTCGACAGCAGCCCCGGCGCATAGCGTACAGACGCTGAGGAAGCGGAGTCTTCCGCTGCTTCAATAATGCCGATCTGCCAGACCTTTTCACCCAGTGCGTTCAACGTATCCAGCGCCAGTTCGCGCTGATTGGCAGGAACGCAGACGACCATGCCCACGCCACAATTGAAGGTGCGGTACATCTCTTCGATGGCGACACCGCCGGCTTCTTTCAGCCACTGGAAAACCGGGGGCAGCTTCCAGCTGTCGGTGTCAATAGCGGCGACCATACCGTCTGGCAGAACCCGGGGAATGTTTTCTGGCAGACCACCACCGGTGATGTGGGAGAGCGCGCGAATATCCACTTCACGGGCCAGTTGAAGCAGGTTTTTTACATAGATACGGGTCGGTGCCATCAGCGCATCCGCGAGGGTGGTGTCACCGATGGTCTGGTCAAGGTTCGCGTCGCTGACTTCCAGGATCTTGCGGATCAGTGAATAACCGTTGGAGTGGGGGCCGGACGAACCCAGCGCCAGCAAGACATCGCCGGCCTGCACGCGGCTGCCATCGATGATTTCACTGCGCTCGGCAACACCCACACAGAAGCCGGCCAGGTCGTAATCGTCGCCTTCGTACATGCCCGGCATTTCGGCAGTCTCTCCGCCCACCAGGGAGCAGCCTGCCTGTTCGCAGCCACGGCCAATGCCTTCGACCACCTGGGCCGCCACATCCACATTGAGCTTGCCAGTGGCGTAATAGTCGAGGAAGAACAGAGGCTCCGCGCCGCCTACAACCAGATCATTCACACACATGGCCACCAGGTCGATGCC belongs to Marinobacter sp. SS13-12 and includes:
- the purM gene encoding phosphoribosylformylglycinamidine cyclo-ligase, whose amino-acid sequence is MSEHKPSLTYRDAGVDIDAGNELVNRIKNTAARTRRPEVLGGLGGFGAMVAIPQGYHEPVLVSGTDGVGTKLRLAMQLQKHDTIGIDLVAMCVNDLVVGGAEPLFFLDYYATGKLNVDVAAQVVEGIGRGCEQAGCSLVGGETAEMPGMYEGDDYDLAGFCVGVAERSEIIDGSRVQAGDVLLALGSSGPHSNGYSLIRKILEVSDANLDQTIGDTTLADALMAPTRIYVKNLLQLAREVDIRALSHITGGGLPENIPRVLPDGMVAAIDTDSWKLPPVFQWLKEAGGVAIEEMYRTFNCGVGMVVCVPANQRELALDTLNALGEKVWQIGIIEAAEDSASSASVRYAPGLLST
- the purN gene encoding phosphoribosylglycinamide formyltransferase, with amino-acid sequence MKADSVTAPRILVLASGSGTNLQALIDASRERDFPGQIVAVGCNRPKAFALERAAQANIDTFTVDHTRYGSREEFDGALMAEIRRHNPDLIVLAGFMRILTTDFVQALRGTLLNVHPSLLPKYTGLNTHQRALEAGEKVHGASIHFVTEELDGGPIIAQAEVIVAPDDTAESLAEKVQRKEHVLYPIVVRWFCEGRIQLGSDYVVFDGQPLNSPLVLPDDGAAAAAE
- a CDS encoding DUF3108 domain-containing protein, which encodes MHLKHSATVLPALLAWLLLSGAALAQPSEEATEQVPLHPMELSYNASMDKGISLKGSARRILEKRDDGTWRFRTDVDSFIADIDETLIFRWENNQVVPLRYRYELSGFLIKNRKEAIDFDWDKMVVSGHHEGDRFSMALEEGALDPMGYQLQLSQDIKAGKREMEYRVIDKGDYDTDRFAVVDEEIRRINGEEVTTLKAEKVRDSDSKRQSLMWFAPERNYLLIRFLQVEPDGSEYELTINQASFDR